In the genome of Blastopirellula retiformator, the window AGGACTTCGCCCCCAGCGAAGAAGCGCTGGGCGAAGCGAACGCTTCGGCGGTCTACCGCGAGTTTTGGAAGAAAGAGCAGGAGATTCGCGCCAAAGAAGCGGAAGCGGACGACCTGCCGCGAGTGAAACTGACGACCGATCATGGCGACATCATTATCGAGTTGTTCGAGAACGAAGCCCCGCAAACGGTCGCGAACTTCATCTCGCTGGTCAACAAAGGGTTCTACGACGGGCTCTCGTTCCACCGCGTCTTAGAGAACTTCATGGCCCAAGGGGGCGATCCGAAGGGAGACGGAACCGGCGGTCCCGGCTACCACATCTACTGCGAATGCTACAAGCCGAACTTCCGTCGACACTTCAGCGGTACGCTCAGCATGGCGCACGCTGGGCGCGATACCGGCGGTTCGCAGTTCTTCATCACCTTCCGGCCAACGCCGGGCTTGGATGGCAAGCACACCGCGTTTGGGCGGGTGATCGAAGGAATGGACGTCGTGACCGACATCCAGCGCCGCGATCCCGAAGCGCTCGATGCGGCGACGCCAGAGAAAATTATCAAGGCCGAAGTGATCCGCGATCGGGGTCACGAGTATAAGCCAGCGAAGGTGCATTAGATTCCCTTAACAGTCCGTTGATTTTCTCAACGGGCTGCTGGATCGCAGGGATGCGATCCCAAAATAGCGACGTAAGTCGTTATTTTGCGAGCCGCGAAGAGCGATGCTCTGAGCCTGGCGAGGTTGGAAAATGCCACGAGGGCAATACCGTTCGGCACGCCATTTGCGCATTCAAATTAATTCCATTTCGCCGTGCCACAATGGCAGGGCGAAGCTTGGTTTCAACCTTGGATGCAGTGACATTTTATCGTGCGNNNNNNNNNNNNNNNNNNNNNNNNNNNNNNNNNNNNNNNNNNNNNNNNNNNNNNNNNNNNNNNNNNNNNNNNNNNNNNNNNNNNNNNNNNNNNNNNNNNNNNNNNNNNNNNNNNNNNNNNNNNNNNNNNNNNNNNNNNNNNNNNNNNNNNNNNNNNNNNNNNNNNNNNNNNNNNNNNNNNNNNNNNNNNNNNNNNNNNNNNNNNNNNNNNNNNNNNNNNNNNNNNNNNNNNNNNNNNNNNNNNNNNNNNNNNNNNNNNNNNNNNNNNNNNNNNNNNNNNNNNNNNNNNNNNNNNNNNNNNNNNNNNNNNNNNNNNNNNNNNNNNNNNNNNNNNNNNNNNNNNNNNNNNNNNNNNNNNNNNNNNNNNNNNNNNNNNNNNNNNNNNNNNNNNNNNNNNNNNNNNNNNNNNNNNNNNNNNNNNNNNNNNNNNNNNNNNNNNNNNNNNNNNNNNNNNNNNNNNNNNNNNNNNNNNNNNNNNNNNNNNNNNNNNNNNNNNNNNNNNNNNNNNNNNNNACATGCCGTTCGCTCCGGCCGAAATTATTTCGATCTTGTACTCGTACCGCTGGACGGTCGAAATCTTCTTCCGCTTCTACAAGCAACTGATGGGGGGCGCGCACCTGATCAGTCACAGCAAAAATGGCATCGAGATTCAGGTTTACTGCGCGATGATCGCCTGCCTGTTGATCCACCTGTGGATCGGCGGCAAGCCGAGCAAACGGACCTTCGAGATGATCGGCTACTACTTCACCGGCCTGGCCAACGAAGCGGAGATGCTGGCTCACATCGCCAAGATTCGAAAGCAAGCCGCCACGACAGCGAAGAAAAAATCGTAGCAGGCAGTAAGGAGTCCGCCGTCGAAGCGGTCTCTCGGTTGATGCTGCGCAGGTGGAAAATGGAACGGCAGCTTGCACGGTCCAGCAGCGGGGCGAAAATGCGTGAAGAGTTCGCGGCGGGATCAAATCTGTTTATGCCGACTGGGCGTGCCGAACAGTATTGCCACGAGGGCATTTTTCAACAGGCAGTTAACATTGCTAGCATCACGATTCGTGGCCGTAACAGCTCCCTGTTGCGGCTTTTTTTTTGCATTTATCAGTCATCTTTTGCATAACGGTGTCTGTCTGCTTTCCCTTGACCCCCTCCAGGAAAGGGGCCTCTTGTATCTTTTCCGCGTAGCTGAGGCCTAAATTGGGCATTTTTTAACACGGTCTAACCTGTTTTCTAGTAACAGGTTATGGGGCAGTAATGCGCAATATGAGCATCCAGTTGCCGAAAATGTCAATCAGCATCCTTGACGGTCGGTGGGGGGACGAATAGGTTCGTATGTCTGTTTTTAATTCTGCATCCGTCACAGTATTCATTTTAAAAATACTGGTTGCTGCCCCTGTCCCGAACGAACATCTGTCCATGCACGTCAAATCGCTCAAAGTGTTTTGCGACGTCGTCGGGCAGCGTAGTTTTTCACGGGCGGCGGATGAAAACGGCATTTCTCAGTCGGGCGCAAGCCAGGTGGTTCATCAATTAGAAGAACGCCTGGGCGTGAAGCTCATCGACCGGTCGAAGCGTCCTTTGGTGCCGACTCCGGAAGGCGAACTCTACTACCACGGCTGTCGCCAGATTGTCCGGCGGTATTACGCGCTCGAAGAAGACATTCGCACGTTTCATGCGGAAGTCGGGGGACGCGTCGCGGTGGCTTCGATCTATTCGGTCGGGCTGAGCCACATGAACGACTGCATGCAGGAGTTTCTCTCGAAGCACCCCAAAGCGAACTTACGGCTGCAATATCAGCATCCGCAAACGGTCGTGCGGATGGTCGCCGCCGATCAGGTCGACTTTGGCCTGGTCAGCTATCCCCGAAATACGAAAACGATCAAAGCGGTCGCCTGGCGAGAAGAGCCGATGGCGCTGGTTTGCTCTCCCCAGCACGAACTCGCCTCTCGGGCGTCGGTTTGGCTGGACGAGTTGGACGGACGAGACTTCGTCGGTTTCGACACGGAGCTGCAAATTCGCCGCGAGATCGATCGCGTCTTATCGGCTCACGGCGCCGAAGCGCATGTTGTGATGGAGTTCGACAACATCGAAACCATCAAACGCGCTATAGAGATCAATGCCGGCATCAGCTTGTTGCCGACATCCACGGTCGTCCGCGAAGTTCAGTCAGGCACGCTTGTCTGCGTCGAACTGGAGGGCCGCCCGCTCGTTCGTCCTCTGGGCATTATCACGCGACAGGGTAAAGAGTTGGGCAAAACGGCTCGGCGCTTTATCCAACTGTTGCATGACAAGGCCGAGGCCAGCGAAACGGCCAAAGATCAAGTCGCTTCCGATTCGGCTCCCCTCTTCGCCGAATCGGAACAGTTTTCCGCCGCGGAGGACACTCCCGCTGCGGAAAGCGACGTCGAACACGGAGTTTCGAGTCGCGCGTAGGCTGCCGAGCGGGATGGTCTCGGCCTGCGAATCTTTCGCGGTCGGGGTCTCTACCGACACGGCGCCACTGGCCACGGTTGGCGTTCCCACGAACACACGAAGTTGAATGAGTTTCCAAACGAAGGTTGTAGGCATGGCTTCTGCGAGTGATTCGCCGCGTCCGCTGGGTCGCACTGAACGACCCAGCAAACAAGGCTTGTATGACCCCGCTTTCGAGCACGAAAACTGCGGTGTGGGCTTCGTCGCCCACGTCAAAGGCGAACGCTCGCATCAAATGGTTCTCGACGCCGAGACGATCCTGATCAACATGGATCACCGCGGCGCTTGCGGGTGCGAACCGAACACCGGCGACGG includes:
- a CDS encoding LysR family transcriptional regulator; translation: MHVKSLKVFCDVVGQRSFSRAADENGISQSGASQVVHQLEERLGVKLIDRSKRPLVPTPEGELYYHGCRQIVRRYYALEEDIRTFHAEVGGRVAVASIYSVGLSHMNDCMQEFLSKHPKANLRLQYQHPQTVVRMVAADQVDFGLVSYPRNTKTIKAVAWREEPMALVCSPQHELASRASVWLDELDGRDFVGFDTELQIRREIDRVLSAHGAEAHVVMEFDNIETIKRAIEINAGISLLPTSTVVREVQSGTLVCVELEGRPLVRPLGIITRQGKELGKTARRFIQLLHDKAEASETAKDQVASDSAPLFAESEQFSAAEDTPAAESDVEHGVSSRA
- a CDS encoding transposase — protein: MPFAPAEIISILYSYRWTVEIFFRFYKQLMGGAHLISHSKNGIEIQVYCAMIACLLIHLWIGGKPSKRTFEMIGYYFTGLANEAEMLAHIAKIRKQAATTAKKKS